One segment of Brassica napus cultivar Da-Ae chromosome C3, Da-Ae, whole genome shotgun sequence DNA contains the following:
- the LOC125583147 gene encoding uncharacterized protein LOC125583147, which translates to MEDVLSRAWAQVKWEEDVASRAKAQPTQDQRSAQSDRGDRDERSSQRGSKDSGSRNRGRFQYRPQEKEEGMSVSTWPDISHLSISTPELVNALRQMGQQCDFHRDHGHKTEDCIALRIEVNELLQKGHLREFLSEKAKAHLSKETAGKSKGAAPASPPRQDRVIHVISGVSEVSHAAAKKSTRNAKHGLVTTQPKRLLLSTDEISFTAKEQEKILAPHHDALVISLTVANCLVKRIQVDNGSSSNIIFQTAYQDLGLEESTLMHKVTHSSGSAARSSKPPERLSSQYTLKGSTCQPNSWS; encoded by the exons ATGGAAGATGTGTTGTCCCGAGCCTGGGCGCAGGTGAAGTGGGAGGAAGATGTTGCTAGCCGCGCCAAAGCTCAGCCAACGCAGGACCAAAGGTCAGCCCAATCAGATCGAGGAGACCGAGATGAAAGATCCTCCCAAAGGGGATCCAAGGACTCTGGTAGTAGAAACAGGGGCAGGTTCCAGTACCGGCcacaagagaaggaagaagggaTGTCGGTATCTACCTGGCCCGATATCTCCCATCTCTCAATATCAACACCTGAGCTAGTCAACGCACTGAGACAGATGGGCCAACAG TGCGACTTCCATCGCGATCATGGCCACAAAACCGAAGACTGCATCGCCCTGAGGATCGAGGTCAACGAACTACTCCAAAAGGGGCATCTCCGAGAATTCCTCTCAGAGAAAGCCAAGGCCCACCTCAGCAAAGAGACAGCAGGGAAATCCAAAGGAGCTGCACCAGCCTCACCACCTCGCCAAGATCGGGTGATCCATGTCATATCCGGAGTCTCAGAAGTAAGCCACGCAGCCGCAAAGAAAAGCACCCGTAACGCTAAGCATGGTCTGGTAACGACCCAACCGAAGCGCCTACTTCTAAGCACCGACGAGATAAGCTTCACAGCTAAGGAGCAAGAGAAGATCCTGGCTCCCCACCATGATGCTCTAGTTATCTCTCTCACCGTAGCAAACTGCTTGGTGAAAAGAATACAAGTAGACAACGGCAGCTCCagcaacatcatcttccagaCGGCGTACCAAGATCTAGGGCTGGAGGAGAGCACCCTCATGCACAAGGTAACCCACTCATCGGGTTCAGCGGCAAGGTCAAGCAAACCGCCGGAGAGGTTATCCTCCCAGTATACGCTGAAGGGGTCAACATGTCAACCAAATTCCTGGTCGTAG